One region of Priestia megaterium genomic DNA includes:
- the flgL gene encoding flagellar hook-associated protein FlgL — MRVTQGMLAANSLKQISNSYNKLETLQNQLSTGKKITRPSDDPVVATKGMAYRSNLSEVNQYKRNLTEAQSWFDSSESGLEQVNSILQRTKELVVQGLNGTNESDDRQAIAREIEQLKLDYMQVGNTQVAGNYIFNGVNVGAPPISENASGMIESNINLDPFSVEVSKGIQLRVNIHPENIFGQGAFDLMNNVQTAFEQNDVNSLKDLSTQVDTQLSTLLAERSELGARSNRLELIENRLDSQEITATKMLSNNEDADIEKVITDLTVQESVHRAALGVGAQIIQPTLLDFLR; from the coding sequence ATGCGTGTCACACAAGGAATGTTAGCGGCTAATTCGTTAAAACAGATTAGCAATAGCTATAATAAGCTGGAAACCCTTCAAAACCAATTATCAACGGGAAAGAAAATTACTCGTCCTTCCGATGACCCGGTAGTCGCTACGAAAGGAATGGCGTATCGGTCTAATCTTTCTGAAGTAAATCAATATAAACGTAATTTAACAGAAGCTCAGTCTTGGTTTGATAGTTCAGAATCAGGACTTGAACAAGTCAATTCCATTCTTCAGCGCACTAAAGAGCTGGTCGTGCAAGGGTTAAACGGTACGAATGAAAGTGATGACCGACAAGCGATTGCACGTGAAATTGAACAGTTAAAGCTGGATTATATGCAAGTCGGCAATACGCAGGTGGCAGGAAACTATATCTTTAACGGTGTAAATGTGGGAGCACCGCCGATTAGTGAGAATGCAAGCGGTATGATAGAATCGAATATTAATCTGGATCCTTTTTCGGTTGAGGTATCAAAAGGTATCCAGCTGAGAGTCAATATTCATCCTGAAAACATCTTTGGACAAGGTGCATTCGACTTAATGAACAATGTTCAAACAGCTTTTGAACAAAACGATGTAAACTCACTAAAAGATCTTTCTACACAGGTAGACACGCAGCTGTCTACGCTATTAGCGGAGCGATCTGAATTGGGAGCAAGGAGCAATCGGCTTGAGCTGATCGAAAACCGCCTTGATTCACAGGAAATTACGGCTACTAAGATGCTTTCAAATAATGAAGATGCAGATATTGAAAAAGTCATTACGGATTTAACCGTACAAGAAAGCGTGCATCGTGCTGCTTTGGGAGTAGGGGCTCAAATTATTCAGCCTACGCTGCTAGATTTCTTGCGTTAA
- the flgK gene encoding flagellar hook-associated protein FlgK translates to MSSTFHGLQVAKRGMDAQQAALYTIGHNVSNANTPGYTRQRVSLETFPAYPAPGMNQTGTAGQIGMGVEASTVERIRDTFLDTQYRDETIKVGYWDARAGALEKMEEIMNEPTEDGLSAVFNQFFEAIQDVASHPSEAGARSVMIERAEAVGDTFSYLSTSLKTIQGDLQNERDVAVTQVNSLLEQINNVNQQIQNVEPNGYLPNDLYDERDRLLDEISKFMPVSLEYTKSSGNASATSEGVVTVQLQTSQGPITLLDGKTHQINAISLTTNQDSYVTGIHIGDEIRNPESFPQGKLKGLIEASGYIDNSGNRTGVYASMIDDLDEMAYEFVNWFNDKHEQGVTLDGENGVSFFNEISQKEGAATGIVIADKIKQNTNNIAAASSASSEDDGTGRKGDGQNAQLLSQFRQKVLINSGNGAVSLDGFYQSVIGQMSVDAQQANRLKSNSETLQGAVEQRRQSTSAVSLDEEMTNMIQFQHAYNASARMVTMIDEMLDKIVNGLGTGGR, encoded by the coding sequence ATGAGTTCAACATTTCATGGTTTGCAGGTGGCTAAACGAGGAATGGACGCCCAACAAGCGGCTCTTTACACGATTGGCCATAACGTATCTAATGCAAATACGCCGGGCTATACGCGTCAGCGAGTAAGTTTAGAAACGTTCCCAGCTTATCCGGCCCCAGGGATGAATCAGACTGGGACTGCGGGTCAAATAGGAATGGGAGTAGAAGCCAGCACGGTAGAGCGAATACGTGATACATTTTTAGATACCCAGTATCGAGATGAAACCATTAAAGTGGGGTATTGGGATGCACGCGCTGGTGCTCTTGAAAAAATGGAGGAAATTATGAATGAACCTACTGAAGATGGACTTTCAGCTGTTTTTAATCAATTCTTTGAGGCCATTCAAGATGTAGCTTCACACCCTTCAGAAGCAGGAGCCAGGTCTGTTATGATTGAACGAGCTGAAGCAGTAGGCGATACTTTCTCTTATTTATCTACTTCTTTAAAAACGATTCAAGGTGATTTACAAAACGAGCGTGACGTAGCCGTAACACAAGTAAATTCGTTGCTAGAGCAAATAAATAATGTGAACCAACAAATACAAAACGTAGAACCAAATGGCTATTTACCTAATGATTTGTATGATGAAAGAGATCGGCTGCTAGATGAGATTTCTAAATTTATGCCGGTTTCTTTAGAGTATACAAAAAGCAGCGGGAACGCTTCTGCAACGTCAGAAGGAGTGGTAACGGTTCAGCTTCAAACGTCTCAAGGACCTATTACTCTTTTAGATGGGAAAACTCATCAAATAAATGCCATCAGTTTGACAACAAATCAAGATTCCTATGTGACGGGCATTCATATAGGGGATGAGATACGGAACCCTGAGTCATTTCCTCAAGGAAAACTTAAAGGGTTAATTGAGGCTTCTGGATATATAGATAATAGTGGTAATAGAACTGGTGTTTACGCTTCAATGATTGATGATTTAGATGAAATGGCATATGAATTTGTGAACTGGTTTAATGATAAGCACGAACAAGGTGTCACGCTAGATGGTGAGAATGGTGTGTCCTTTTTTAATGAGATTTCTCAGAAAGAAGGAGCTGCAACTGGAATTGTTATTGCTGATAAAATCAAACAAAACACAAACAATATCGCTGCTGCTTCTTCGGCCTCTTCTGAAGATGATGGAACTGGCCGCAAAGGAGATGGACAAAATGCTCAGCTGTTGTCTCAATTTCGTCAAAAGGTGCTTATTAATTCCGGAAACGGAGCTGTTTCATTAGATGGATTTTATCAATCTGTCATTGGCCAAATGTCAGTAGATGCCCAACAAGCCAACCGCTTAAAAAGTAATTCAGAAACTCTCCAAGGAGCTGTGGAGCAAAGGCGCCAGTCTACCAGTGCAGTTTCATTGGATGAAGAGATGACCAATATGATTCAGTTTCAGCATGCATATAACGCTAGTGCCCGTATGGTGACGATGATTGATGAAATGCTTGATAAAATTGTAAACGGTCTTGGAACTGGAGGAAGGTAA
- a CDS encoding flagellar protein FlgN encodes MQEIQTILEKQVTLHKSLYVIVKEKTNFIIKQDVKALTASLQKEQSHIAAISALETKRIEAMEKSGHTARSIEEIAGSFSEYSILIPFQKQLIDIIQDIKYANDLNNQLLTQSLQLIHTELDLLVPSKREDSFNYTKTNNRSFQSNSIFNSKA; translated from the coding sequence GTGCAAGAAATTCAAACGATACTAGAAAAACAAGTAACGCTTCATAAAAGTTTGTATGTCATTGTTAAAGAGAAAACGAATTTTATTATTAAACAAGATGTAAAGGCATTGACGGCTTCTTTGCAAAAAGAGCAATCTCATATAGCTGCTATTTCTGCACTGGAAACAAAACGTATAGAAGCAATGGAAAAAAGCGGACATACTGCTCGCTCCATTGAAGAAATAGCAGGCTCATTCTCTGAATACTCCATCTTGATACCCTTTCAAAAACAGCTAATAGATATCATTCAAGATATAAAGTATGCAAATGACTTAAACAATCAGCTGCTCACACAGTCTTTACAGCTGATTCATACCGAACTAGACCTTCTTGTTCCATCGAAGCGAGAGGATTCGTTCAATTACACAAAAACAAATAATAGATCGTTTCAGTCCAACTCTATTTTTAATTCGAAGGCATAA
- the flgM gene encoding flagellar biosynthesis anti-sigma factor FlgM, whose amino-acid sequence MKINPSNLFGINPYKKQSEKTEQVSKKNPQDQIHISSEAKKLQGNEPSPERLEKLEKLKQQINSGTYEINGKEIAKSIVDFYKK is encoded by the coding sequence ATGAAGATTAACCCATCGAACTTATTTGGAATAAATCCGTACAAAAAACAATCAGAAAAAACAGAACAGGTCTCTAAAAAAAATCCACAAGATCAGATTCATATTTCATCTGAGGCGAAGAAACTTCAGGGAAATGAACCATCTCCAGAAAGACTTGAAAAATTGGAGAAGCTCAAACAGCAAATTAACAGCGGAACATACGAAATTAACGGAAAAGAAATTGCTAAAAGTATTGTAGATTTCTATAAAAAATAA
- a CDS encoding TIGR03826 family flagellar region protein: protein MGTLDNCRECGHLFVKIGSISICKSCFDKEEALFQRVSSFLKKRANRTATTYEVMKETGVSDLLIHQFIRQGRLVLANFPNISYPCMQCNAQIREGKLCHSCSQEIKHGLEKHNREMIRSNEEPTRPTYRSNERKKE from the coding sequence ATGGGAACGTTAGATAATTGCAGGGAATGCGGTCATTTATTTGTGAAAATTGGATCAATAAGTATATGTAAATCATGTTTTGACAAAGAAGAAGCTCTGTTTCAACGTGTTTCTTCATTCTTGAAGAAAAGAGCAAATCGTACAGCAACGACTTACGAAGTGATGAAAGAAACGGGCGTTTCAGATTTGTTAATTCATCAATTTATTCGACAAGGTCGCTTAGTGTTAGCTAACTTTCCAAATATAAGCTATCCATGCATGCAATGCAACGCTCAGATTCGGGAAGGGAAACTTTGCCATTCATGCTCTCAAGAAATTAAACATGGGTTAGAAAAGCATAATCGTGAGATGATTCGTTCAAATGAAGAGCCCACGCGTCCCACCTATCGTTCTAACGAAAGGAAAAAAGAGTAA
- a CDS encoding ComF family protein — protein sequence MQRCPIITSSVCRGCGRSLADLAPSHYELDTCKDCQKWNDASFFNRSLYTYSDFMQSIIERFKFQGDYEIIQAFKEQWYKFYKKECNPKAILVPVPLTEERLYERGFNQSLALAELISDNIEMPLVRCSGTKQSKKNRRSRLTERLEFKVVDSSMVTNQEFLLIDDIYTTGATVRQAAKCLQEAGARSVRSLTLIRA from the coding sequence TTGCAAAGATGTCCCATCATCACCAGTAGCGTTTGCAGGGGATGCGGCCGCTCTCTTGCAGACCTGGCTCCTTCTCATTATGAGCTAGACACATGTAAGGACTGTCAGAAATGGAATGATGCTTCTTTTTTTAACCGTTCTCTTTATACGTACAGTGATTTTATGCAAAGCATAATAGAGCGTTTTAAATTTCAAGGAGACTATGAAATTATCCAAGCATTCAAGGAGCAGTGGTATAAGTTCTATAAAAAAGAATGTAACCCAAAAGCTATACTAGTTCCTGTACCTTTAACGGAGGAGAGATTATACGAAAGAGGGTTTAACCAATCTTTAGCACTAGCTGAACTGATCAGTGACAACATAGAAATGCCTCTTGTTCGTTGTTCAGGAACAAAGCAATCAAAGAAAAATAGGCGAAGTCGGCTGACAGAAAGGCTGGAATTTAAAGTAGTCGACTCCTCAATGGTTACGAATCAAGAATTTCTCTTGATTGATGACATTTATACAACAGGAGCAACCGTGCGCCAAGCGGCAAAGTGTTTGCAGGAAGCTGGGGCACGTTCAGTTCGTTCGCTCACTTTAATTCGTGCATGA
- a CDS encoding DEAD/DEAH box helicase: MLFTVKQELLDPVQVPSPDAFPLSQIDTWRTPPLNPSYPYSLDLQRSLSGKQLLLNQTPYPLPLIHEHYLNGYISYQKAITQKENRYRCNRCGSDSPFYFASFPCSRCHQNCYYCRACIVMGKVSECTPFINWEGPASNVLPKSSVMNWKGTLSKAQERASNELIQAIKKDGELLIWAVCGAGKTEILFKGIESALNSGKKVCIATPRTDVVIELKPRIQSAFPDISVLAMYGGSEDRFHESSLIISTTHQLLHYYQAFDVLIIDEVDAFPYSTEPMLHYAVAKAAKHVASKIYLTATPSESLKKDVEQGKKQVVKIPARYHRMLIPVPRFEWCGNWKKKIKTDTLPANVEKWVKKRIDEGKQCFVFVPQIKWIAPITDMIRKLTEKVDGVHAEDSQRKEKVMKFREGQLVILVTTTILERGVTVPNIDVAVLGAEETIFTESALVQISGRVGRSAQFPTGDVVFFHYGQSLSMRKAKGHIEHMNALAYKEGLIDR, from the coding sequence ATGCTTTTTACTGTTAAACAAGAACTGCTAGATCCCGTTCAAGTGCCTAGTCCTGATGCTTTTCCTCTCTCTCAAATCGATACGTGGAGAACTCCACCTTTAAATCCTTCATACCCTTACTCTTTAGATCTTCAGCGCTCTTTAAGCGGAAAGCAGCTGCTACTCAATCAGACTCCCTATCCTTTACCCCTCATTCATGAACATTACCTAAACGGATATATTTCCTATCAAAAAGCAATTACCCAAAAAGAAAATCGATACAGATGCAACCGGTGTGGAAGTGATAGCCCTTTTTATTTCGCTTCATTTCCATGCAGTAGATGTCACCAGAACTGCTACTATTGCCGAGCATGTATTGTAATGGGCAAAGTAAGTGAATGCACACCCTTTATAAACTGGGAAGGGCCAGCAAGTAATGTCCTGCCAAAAAGCAGCGTGATGAATTGGAAAGGCACGCTGTCTAAAGCTCAAGAACGTGCTTCAAATGAACTCATTCAAGCTATAAAAAAGGATGGAGAGCTGTTAATTTGGGCTGTTTGCGGAGCAGGAAAAACGGAAATTTTATTTAAAGGTATTGAATCCGCGTTGAACAGCGGAAAGAAAGTCTGTATTGCTACTCCAAGAACAGACGTGGTTATTGAGTTAAAGCCAAGAATTCAATCGGCATTTCCGGATATATCTGTGCTGGCTATGTATGGAGGCAGCGAAGACCGTTTTCATGAATCCTCTCTTATTATTTCCACCACTCATCAACTTTTGCATTATTATCAAGCATTCGATGTGCTGATTATTGACGAAGTAGATGCATTCCCGTATTCAACAGAGCCTATGCTGCACTATGCTGTTGCAAAAGCAGCTAAACACGTTGCGTCAAAGATTTATTTAACAGCGACTCCAAGTGAATCATTAAAAAAAGACGTTGAGCAAGGAAAAAAACAAGTAGTTAAAATTCCAGCCCGCTATCACCGAATGCTTATTCCTGTTCCTCGGTTTGAATGGTGTGGCAATTGGAAGAAAAAAATAAAAACAGATACCTTGCCTGCTAATGTTGAGAAATGGGTAAAAAAAAGAATAGATGAAGGGAAACAATGCTTTGTCTTCGTCCCGCAAATTAAGTGGATTGCTCCGATCACAGACATGATTCGAAAGCTGACCGAAAAGGTAGACGGTGTCCATGCTGAAGATTCCCAGCGAAAAGAAAAAGTAATGAAATTTAGAGAAGGGCAGCTCGTTATTTTAGTAACGACAACCATATTGGAGCGAGGCGTAACGGTTCCCAACATAGATGTTGCAGTATTGGGAGCAGAAGAAACGATTTTTACTGAAAGTGCTCTTGTGCAGATTTCAGGAAGGGTGGGGAGGAGTGCTCAATTTCCAACGGGAGACGTGGTCTTTTTTCATTATGGACAATCTCTGTCTATGCGAAAAGCAAAAGGACATATTGAACATATGAATGCTCTAGCTTATAAGGAAGGGCTGATTGATCGATGA
- a CDS encoding DegV family protein, whose product MKTAIITDSTAYISEEIRSNYHIHMVPLSVIFGEETYREEVDMTAKQYFEKIKEAKNLPTTSQPAIGEFVELFEQLKRDQFDAAIVITLSSGISGTYQGALTAGSMVEDFDVHVFDSEISCMVQGFYAIEGAEMVRLNKHPDEIIARFEEMKLSMRAYFMVDDLSHLQRGGRLNAAQAIIGSLLQVKPVLHFESKKIVPFEKIRTRKRALKRITELLDEDAKENVPMKAVVIHSNRENEAKEIQRDLEQEYPHIEWSLSYFGAVIGTHLGEGAIGIGWYKK is encoded by the coding sequence ATGAAAACAGCAATTATTACAGATAGTACCGCCTATATATCAGAGGAAATTCGATCAAACTATCATATACATATGGTACCGCTAAGCGTTATTTTTGGTGAAGAAACATATCGTGAAGAAGTAGATATGACTGCAAAACAATATTTTGAAAAAATTAAAGAAGCAAAAAATCTTCCAACCACTTCTCAGCCTGCTATTGGAGAATTTGTAGAGTTGTTTGAACAGTTAAAACGAGATCAGTTCGATGCTGCTATCGTTATTACGTTATCTAGTGGAATTAGCGGAACGTATCAGGGTGCTTTGACGGCAGGTAGCATGGTAGAAGACTTTGATGTGCACGTATTTGATTCAGAAATCAGCTGTATGGTTCAGGGCTTTTATGCGATTGAAGGAGCCGAGATGGTCCGATTAAATAAACATCCTGACGAAATCATTGCGCGTTTCGAAGAGATGAAACTATCAATGCGTGCTTATTTTATGGTAGATGATTTATCTCACTTACAGCGCGGAGGTCGCCTAAATGCTGCTCAGGCTATTATTGGCAGTCTTCTTCAAGTAAAGCCCGTGCTCCATTTTGAATCTAAAAAAATCGTTCCGTTTGAAAAAATTCGTACGCGTAAGCGAGCATTAAAACGAATTACCGAGCTTCTTGATGAAGATGCAAAAGAAAACGTACCTATGAAAGCTGTAGTTATTCATTCTAATCGTGAAAATGAAGCAAAAGAAATTCAACGAGACTTAGAACAAGAATATCCTCATATTGAATGGAGCCTTTCTTATTTTGGGGCTGTCATTGGCACGCATTTAGGTGAAGGTGCCATCGGTATAGGCTGGTATAAAAAGTAA
- a CDS encoding YaaR family protein yields the protein MELQRINGLSSSVNLIREKEVSSSASFTGVMVKKQKELTYEHLTQVINKIEEQGKQLVKSQTIDSLRKYKTLVKQFMNEVVKNSFELHEERGFNHRGTTKVYKLVKEVDTKLVDLTNDILQKEKDSLNLLKQVGEIQGLLINMYT from the coding sequence GTGGAGTTACAGCGAATTAACGGTCTTTCTTCTTCCGTGAATCTCATTAGAGAAAAAGAAGTAAGTAGTTCGGCTTCATTTACAGGAGTAATGGTAAAGAAACAAAAAGAACTGACCTATGAACATTTAACTCAAGTGATAAATAAAATTGAAGAACAGGGAAAGCAGTTAGTAAAAAGTCAAACTATTGATTCTTTGCGGAAATACAAGACGCTTGTGAAGCAGTTTATGAACGAAGTCGTTAAAAATAGTTTTGAACTGCATGAAGAAAGAGGATTTAACCACAGAGGAACGACTAAAGTATATAAGCTAGTGAAAGAAGTGGATACGAAACTAGTTGACTTGACAAATGATATCCTTCAAAAAGAAAAAGACAGTTTAAATTTACTCAAGCAGGTAGGGGAAATTCAAGGTTTGTTAATTAATATGTATACGTGA
- the fliS gene encoding flagellar export chaperone FliS, with protein sequence MKLNFITEELIYHKSPQELTAMMYEKFIQNIDEAVRAIQHSDYFTANEKIKQCNDILYRLGIGLTYQAGIIAEQLDTLYNYMSERLIMANLKKDTFILCEVQQMMKKLSNAWNEVLKETPKVTSSPRKNKLSSYEQHIRITLS encoded by the coding sequence ATGAAGCTGAATTTTATAACGGAAGAATTAATCTATCATAAATCTCCTCAAGAGCTAACAGCTATGATGTATGAAAAATTTATTCAAAATATTGATGAAGCTGTTAGAGCAATTCAACACAGCGATTATTTTACAGCGAATGAAAAAATTAAACAGTGCAACGATATTTTATATCGTCTAGGAATTGGCTTAACATATCAAGCAGGTATTATTGCAGAGCAGTTAGATACCCTTTACAACTATATGTCTGAGAGATTAATTATGGCTAATTTAAAAAAAGATACGTTTATTTTATGTGAAGTTCAACAAATGATGAAGAAGCTTTCTAACGCTTGGAATGAAGTGTTAAAAGAGACGCCTAAAGTTACCTCTTCGCCCCGCAAAAACAAGCTGTCTTCTTATGAACAGCACATACGTATTACTCTTAGCTAA
- a CDS encoding response regulator — protein MQTRIIIIDDHQLFREGVKRILDFEKDFEVVAEGDDGSEVIDLVEEHQPDVVIMDINMPAVNGVEATKKLVEVNPDAKVIILSIHDDETYVTHALQTGARGYLLKEMDADALIEAVKVVAEGGSYLHPKVTHSLVKEYRRLAAQGQSSSYPHEPIEIRRPLHLLTRRECEVLQLLADGKSNRGIGEALYISEKTVKNHVSNILQKMNVNDRTQAVVVAIKNGWVEVR, from the coding sequence ATGCAGACAAGAATTATCATAATCGACGATCACCAATTATTCCGTGAAGGAGTAAAAAGAATTTTAGATTTCGAAAAAGATTTTGAAGTAGTTGCAGAAGGTGACGACGGTAGCGAAGTTATTGACCTTGTAGAAGAACATCAACCTGATGTTGTAATCATGGATATTAACATGCCGGCTGTGAATGGTGTAGAAGCTACGAAAAAGCTTGTAGAAGTAAATCCGGATGCTAAAGTTATTATCTTATCTATTCATGATGATGAGACGTATGTAACTCATGCCTTGCAAACAGGGGCACGAGGCTATCTGCTAAAAGAAATGGATGCGGATGCGTTAATTGAAGCGGTGAAAGTAGTTGCAGAAGGTGGTTCATATTTACACCCTAAAGTAACGCATAGTTTAGTAAAAGAGTACCGTCGACTAGCAGCTCAAGGACAGTCGTCTTCTTATCCGCACGAACCAATTGAGATTCGCCGTCCACTGCATTTGCTAACACGTCGTGAGTGCGAAGTGCTACAATTGTTGGCTGATGGTAAAAGTAACCGAGGAATCGGAGAAGCATTATATATTAGTGAAAAAACCGTTAAAAACCATGTGAGTAATATTTTGCAAAAAATGAATGTAAATGATCGCACGCAAGCTGTTGTTGTGGCAATCAAAAACGGTTGGGTAGAAGTAAGATAA
- a CDS encoding sensor histidine kinase, producing the protein MSKHKLTSKALDEIFEKIIGTVGDSKNEVYRLSEDARQEYQQIKEELEVLKGKVLETIEQGDKLETQARLARKRLSDVSRHFQIYSEPEVKDAYEKAHELQTKLLMNQQSEYQLRNRRDELERRLLTLEETIKRADHLVGQISVVLNYLTSDLKQVGEIVEDAIQKEYFGFRIIEAQEEERKRLSREIHDGPAQMLANVMMRSELIDRIYRERSAKEAMEEIRDLRKMVRSALYEVRRIIYDLRPMALDDLGLIPTLRKYLDTIEDYNEGKPRITFISIGQEKRTASKLEVALFRLVQEAVTNALKHADATEIQVKIEFNNEHAILLVKDDGCGFNQEEKKENSFGLIGMKERVDLLDGTISVHSKINQGTLVMIKVPIIAA; encoded by the coding sequence ATGTCGAAACATAAATTAACAAGCAAGGCACTTGATGAAATTTTTGAGAAGATTATTGGCACAGTGGGAGATAGTAAAAATGAAGTCTATCGCCTTTCTGAAGATGCCAGACAAGAATATCAGCAAATTAAAGAAGAGTTAGAAGTGTTAAAAGGAAAAGTTCTTGAGACGATAGAGCAAGGTGATAAATTGGAAACTCAGGCAAGGTTGGCTCGAAAGCGTTTGTCTGATGTGAGCCGACATTTTCAAATTTATTCAGAGCCTGAAGTAAAAGACGCTTATGAAAAAGCACACGAATTACAAACTAAGCTGCTGATGAATCAGCAAAGCGAATATCAGCTGCGTAATCGTCGAGATGAACTAGAAAGACGCTTGCTTACATTGGAAGAAACGATTAAACGTGCAGATCACTTAGTAGGTCAAATTTCCGTTGTGTTAAATTATTTAACAAGTGACTTAAAACAAGTAGGGGAAATAGTAGAAGATGCTATTCAAAAAGAGTATTTTGGCTTTCGGATTATTGAAGCTCAGGAAGAGGAACGGAAACGTTTGTCAAGAGAGATTCATGACGGCCCAGCTCAAATGCTTGCAAATGTTATGATGAGATCAGAATTAATTGACCGAATTTACCGGGAACGTAGTGCAAAAGAAGCAATGGAGGAAATTCGAGATTTACGAAAAATGGTTCGTTCTGCCCTATACGAAGTACGTCGAATTATATATGATTTAAGACCGATGGCACTTGACGACTTAGGTCTAATTCCGACGCTGCGTAAATATCTTGATACAATCGAAGATTATAACGAAGGCAAGCCTCGGATTACGTTTATTTCCATTGGACAAGAGAAGCGAACTGCTTCAAAATTAGAAGTAGCACTGTTTCGTCTAGTGCAAGAAGCTGTAACGAACGCATTAAAACATGCAGACGCGACGGAAATCCAGGTGAAGATAGAGTTCAACAATGAACACGCTATTTTGCTGGTCAAAGATGACGGCTGTGGTTTTAATCAAGAAGAGAAAAAAGAGAATTCGTTCGGCTTAATAGGAATGAAAGAGCGTGTTGATTTGTTAGATGGGACTATTTCTGTTCATTCGAAAATTAACCAAGGCACGCTTGTTATGATTAAAGTACCGATTATAGCCGCTTAA
- a CDS encoding YigZ family protein, with protein MLSQYYTVKQEGSHEITIQKSRFICHMKRVTTEEEAQQFIQDIKKQHWNATHNCSAYLIGERDQFQKANDDGEPSGTAGVPMLEVLKKRGLKDTVVVVTRYFGGIKLGAGGLVRAYGKSVSEALNELGTVKRTLMAVMHTTVDYTWLGKLENELRSSVYLLKEIHYADMVEIETFVEEAQTEAFIEWMTELTNGQADIRAGETTYLEEDVE; from the coding sequence TTGTTATCACAATATTATACCGTAAAACAAGAAGGTTCACATGAAATCACTATTCAAAAATCTAGATTCATTTGTCATATGAAACGTGTAACAACTGAGGAAGAAGCTCAGCAATTTATTCAAGACATTAAAAAACAGCACTGGAATGCTACTCATAACTGTTCAGCTTACCTAATTGGAGAACGAGATCAATTTCAAAAAGCAAACGATGATGGAGAACCAAGTGGAACAGCAGGCGTACCAATGTTAGAAGTGCTTAAAAAGAGAGGCTTAAAAGATACGGTAGTCGTCGTTACGCGCTATTTCGGAGGTATTAAATTGGGCGCAGGTGGATTGGTGCGCGCGTATGGAAAATCCGTTTCCGAAGCGTTAAATGAATTAGGTACAGTCAAACGAACTCTCATGGCGGTTATGCATACAACCGTCGACTATACATGGCTTGGAAAATTAGAAAATGAGCTTCGCAGTTCCGTTTATCTATTAAAAGAAATCCACTACGCAGACATGGTAGAGATTGAAACATTTGTAGAGGAAGCTCAAACAGAAGCATTTATTGAATGGATGACCGAGCTAACAAACGGCCAAGCAGATATTCGAGCAGGTGAGACGACCTATTTAGAAGAAGATGTAGAATGA